A single Euwallacea similis isolate ESF13 chromosome 1, ESF131.1, whole genome shotgun sequence DNA region contains:
- the RpL11 gene encoding large ribosomal subunit protein uL5 yields the protein MRDLHIRKLCLNICVGESGDRLTRAAKVLEQLTGQQPVFSKARYTVRSFGIRRNEKIAVHCTVRGAKAEEILERGLKVREYELRRDNFSASGNFGFGIQEHIDLGIKYDPSIGIYGLDFYVVLGRPGFNVAHRRRKQGKVGFPHRLTKEDAMKWFQQKYDGIILASKK from the exons ATGCGAGACCTGCATATCCGCAAATTGTGCCTGAACATTTGCGTCGGTGAGAGTGGTGACAGACTTACCAGAGCAGCCAAG GTATTAGAACAGCTCACAGGTCAACAACCTGTGTTTTCTAAAGCCAGGTATACTGTACGATCCTTTGGAATCCGTcgtaatgaaaaaattgctgtCCATTGCACAGTAAGGGGTGCCAAAGCTGAGGAAATTTTGGAAAGAGGTTTGAAAGTTAGAGAGTATGAATTGAGAAGGGACAACTTTTCAG CTTCTGGAAACTTTGGTTTTGGTATCCAAGAACACATTGATTTGGGTATCAAATATGACCCAAGTATAGGTATCTACGGGTTAGATTTTTATGTTGTGTTGGGCAGGCCAGGCTTCAATGTAGCCCATCGAAGGAGGAAGCAAGGCAAAGTTGGTTTTCCCCATAGGTTAACCAAGGAAGATGCGATGAAATGGTTCCAACAGAAATATGATGGCATCATTTTAGCCAGCAAGAAGTAA
- the rdgBbeta gene encoding cytoplasmic phosphatidylinositol transfer protein 1: MVLTKEYRICMPLTVEEYQIGQLYMIARHSLEQSGDGVGVEVVENKEIFDSEHGKGQYTEKRIHLSNRLPYWIQAIIPKLFYVTEKAWNYYPYTITDYTCSFIPRFHISIQTKYENNSGTTENCLNLSPDQLAERIVEHIDIAYDELSAKHYKEEEDLRFFKSAKTNRGPLIEGWRTNYQPIMCSYKLVNAYFEVFGLQTKVEEYIQSCIREILLLGHRQAFAWMDEWIDMSMDDVRKYEIELQHQANVLLKESGTVVEDSILTETTVEGVEKTEIEEGLDALETPKTPAKKGYFNWF; the protein is encoded by the exons ATGGTGTTAACCAAGGAGTATCGAATCTGCATGCCTTTAACCGTAGAGGAG TACCAAATTGGGCAGCTGTACATGATTGCCAGACACAGTCTTGAGCAATCAGGAGATGGAGTGGGAGTTGAAGTAgtggaaaataaagaaatttttgattcAGAGCATGGGAAAGGCCAATACACAGAAAAAAGAATCCATTTATCCAA TCGACTTCCTTATTGGATTCAAGCAATCataccaaaattattttatgtgaCTGAAAAGGCCTGGAATTATTATCCATACACTATTACTGACTACACG tgttCCTTCATACCAAGATTTCACATATCCATTCAGaccaaatatgaaaacaacAGTGGGACCACTGAAAAT tgTCTAAATTTGAGTCCGGATCAACTTGCTGAAAGGATTGTTGAACACATTGACATTGCTTATGATGAATTATCTGCTAAGCACTACAAGGAAGAGGAGGATTTGAGGTTTTTTAAGTCTGCAAAAACAAACAGAGGTCCTTTGATTGAGGGCTGGAGAACTAATTACCAACCAATCATGTGCAGCTACAAACTTGTGAATGCCTATTTTGAGGTGTTTGGGCTGCAAACAAAAGTGGAAGAGTACATTCAATCT tgtaTTCGTGAAATTCTCCTTCTGGGACATCGTCAAGCATTCGCGTGGATGGACGAATGGATCGATATGTCGATGGATGATGTCCGCAAATACGAAATTGAATTGCAACATCAAGCCAATGTGTTATTAAAAGAAAGTGGAACTGTTGTAGAGGATTCTATTCTTACAGAAACCACAGTAGAAGGCGTAGAAAAAACGGAGATTGAGGAAGGACTCGATGCTCTTGAGACTCCAAAAACTCCGGCCAAGAAAGGATATTTCAACTGGTTTTAA
- the LOC136409034 gene encoding protein phosphatase PTC7 homolog: protein MHSLFVTGRLISRALFSGIHNFSTATDPKLQQKTEPHLVSAVCGFSKERRIKRLVHGQFGDDAWFKARYKSAEVLGVADGVGGWRAYGIDPGEFSLHLMKTCERLVNLGRFTPNNPSELLASSYYELLHNKKAILGSSTACVILLNRENSTLYTANIGDSGFMVVRKGRVIRRSEEQQHYFNTPFQLSLPPPGYRADVLSDRPELASSDNFPVEDGDVILVATDGVFDNLPQNIILNELIKCQGERCASRLQMVANSIAWMARSLSFDKTFVSPFAERAFANGISTIGGKPDDITVILATVAI, encoded by the exons ATGCACTCATTATTCGTAACTGGACGCCTCATATCACGCGCTTTATTCAGTGGCATTCATAACTTCTCTACTGCAACGGACCCGAAATTGCAGCAGAAAACTGAGCCCCATTTGGTGTCCGCGGTGTGTGGTTTTTCAAAGGAGAGAAGAATCAAAAGACTGGTCCACGGACAATTCGGGGACGATGCCTGGTTCAAGGCAAGGTACAAATCCGCGGAAGTCTTGG gTGTGGCGGACGGTGTGGGAGGGTGGAGGGCATACGGAATCGACCCTGGGGAATTCTCCCTTCACCTTATGAAGACCTGCGAGCGCTTAGTTAATTTAGGACGATTTACCCCCAACAACCCTTCAGAGTTATTAGCTAGTAGTTATTACGAATTACTACATAATAAGAAAGCAATTTTAG gAAGTAGTACGGCGTGTGTGATACTGTTAAACCGAGAGAACAGCACCCTCTATACGGCCAACATCGGCGATAGTGGATTCATGGTCGTGCGAAAGGGTCGCGTGATCAGACGATCCGAGGAACagcaacattattttaatacacCTTTTCAG ctcTCACTGCCACCACCCGGCTACAGAGCCGACGTGCTCAGTGACCGTCCCGAACTGGCCTCTAGTGATAATTTCCCGGTCGAGGACGGTGACGTAATTCTAGTCGCAACTGATGGGGTCTTCGACAATCTGCCTCAGaatatcattttaaatgaactaATTAAA TGTCAAGGCGAAAGATGCGCCAGTAGACTGCAAATGGTAGCTAACTCGATAGCATGGATGGCACGCAGCCTTTCATTTGACAAAACTTTTGTATCGCCCTTTGCTGAACGAGCCTTCGCCAACGGCATCAGTACAATCG gtgGAAAACCTGACGACATAACAGTGATCTTAGCAACGGTTGCAATATAA
- the Der-2 gene encoding derlin-2 yields MAYQSLRNEYFNTPPITRAYTTACVITTLAVQLELASPFQLYFNPILILKGQIWRLVTTFLFFGTFGFNFLFTMIFTYRYCRMLEEGSFRNRSADFSMMFLFGASLMTIIAFFVNLLFLGQAFTIMLVYVWSRRNLFVRMNFFGLLNFQAPYLPWVLVAFSVLLGNAIYIDLMGIAVGHIYYFLEDVFPNQRGGFKILKTPHFLKTLLDELPENADYQRLPEDNPGGFDWGNNQQNGDDNNRENENQQNANNQ; encoded by the exons ATGGCTTATCAATCGCTCAGAAATGAGTACTTCAATACACCTCCAATTACGAGGGCCTACACAACAGCTTGTGTCATCACAACTTTAGCTGTG CAACTAGAACTAGCTTCACCATTCCAACTTTACTTCAATCCTATATTAATCCTAAAAGGCCAGATATGGAGACTGGTGACCACTTTCCTGTTTTTCGGCACCTTTGGCTTCAATTTTCTATTCACAATGATATTTACTTACCGTTACTGCCGGATGCTGGAAGAAGGCTCCTTCAGGAACAGATCAGCAGACTTTTCAATGATGTTTTTGTTTGGTGCTAGTCTCATGACT ATAATTGCAttctttgttaatttattattcttagGTCAAGCATTTACCATAATGTTGGTTTATGTGTGGTCAAGGAGAAATCTCTTTGTGcgaatgaatttttttggtttactGAATTTCCAG GCGCCCTACTTACCTTGGGTTTTGGTAGCTTTTTCAGTGTTACTGGGTAATGCCATATACATAGATCTAATGGGCATAGCCGTGGGacatatttattactttttggAAGATGTGTTTCCAAATCAAAGGGGCGGATTTAAGATACTGAAAACACCACATTTTCT GAAAACTTTATTGGATGAATTACCTGAAAACGCAGATTATCAGAGACTACCAGAAGACAACCCTGGGGGTTTTGATTGGGGCAACAATCAGCAAAATGGAGATGACAACAACCGCGAAAACGAAAATCAACAAAACGCCAACAATCAGTGA